The Methanolobus sp. WCC4 genome includes the window CGGATTGCCGGACCATGTGCACAGGTATATCGTTCTTAGTCCCTGTTCTGCAAGTATCTCCTCAAGTCTGATGTACAGTTCTTTACTGATGCCTGATCTCCTGTGGTCCGGGTGAGTTGCCAGAAAATTGATGTAAGCAGTGTCCTCACCTTTCCAGTTCCATGTGCAACCTATCATCCCGATTATCCTGTGTGCCTGTTCATTATCATCAGGAGTATCCAATTCAGCAACAAGATAATTGGATTCAGATGTATCAAGTGATGCTTCTATTCTTTCGGGTATTCCTCCACCCCTTTTGCTCAGGGGTGGATAGAAGTCCTCATCTACAAGTTCAATGAATTTTCTGACATCATTATGGTCGGCCTTGTTTGCCATCCTTATGATGATAGTCTTTTTCATTTCATATTGTGTTCAGGTAACGCTTTATCTCCCAATCATGTACCTGGGTACGGTATGCATCCCACTCGGCCCTGGCCAGTCTCAATATATTATCGTGTACATGCTCGCCAAGTGTATGCCTCAGCAGTTCATCGTTCTCAAGATGGTCTGCACTTTCACTGATCGTTGACGGTAATGTGTCGATACCTTTTTCGATTCGCTCCTGCTTTGTCAGGTCAAAGATATTGTAGTCCATTATATCGCCGGGATCAGTCTTGTTCTTTATTCCATCCAGTCCGGCTGCCAGAATGGCTGCAAAGGTAAGGTATGGATTGCATGAAGGGTCAGGACTCCTGAGCTCGACCCTGGTACTTTTTCCCCTTGCAGATGGAATGCGTATCAGGGAACTGCGGTTTGCACCCGACCATGTGATATATACCGGTGCCTCGTATCCGGGAATGAGCCTCTTGTATGAATTCACAAGCGGGTTTGAGATACATGATATGGCTTTGATGTGCTTCAGAACACCTGCTATGAAATGCTTTGTGGTCTCGCTGATCTCCATCTCTCCATCCGGGTCATAGAATGCGTTCTCTTCACCCTTTGAAAGGGACAGGTTCACGTGCATTCCCGAACCGTTCTCCACAGCAATAGGCTTTGGCATGAAGGTTGCATGCAGACCGTATAACTTTGCGATCGTCCTTGTGACATATTTGAATGTCATCACATTATCTGCGGTGCTCAGTGCATCCCCATACTTAAAATCGATCTCATGCTGACCAAAAGCAACTTCGTGGTGTGATGCCTCTATATCGAAGTTAAGGTCAGTAAGGGTGAGAACGATATCCCTTCGGATGTCCTCGGCAAGGTCTGTTGGTGCAAATTCAAAGTATCTGCCATAATCGTGGGGCTTTGTTGTTGCCCTGCCATCTACTTTTTCGAAAAGGAAGAATTCCAGTTCAGGACCAACATTAAGTGAATAGCCCATCTCTTCGGCTTCTTTCATCACTTTTTTAAGTACATAACGGGGGTCCGCTTCGAACTGGCTTCCATCCGGCATCTGTATGTCGCATATAATTCTTGCAACTACACCTTTGTCCTTGCTCCAGGGGAGTATTGCAAAGGTTTTGATATCCGGTCTTAATACCATATCCGACTCGTCGATCCTGACAAATCCTTCAATGGACGAACCATCAAAGGATATTCCTGTGGTCAGTGCTTTTTCGATCTGCGTTACAGGGATCTCAACATCCTTGACAACACCCTGTATATCCGTGAACTGCAAACGTATGAATTTTACGTTATTCGTTTCAATAGCTTTGATAACATCTTCCTTATTGCATACAATCATTAAATCGCCTGCTATTCTTCCTCTATTATTCTGCAAAAGTATTGCAAAATTGATTTTGAATATCTAGGTTCATACAATTATAGATTGCTATGCTATATGAGAAAAAGATCAACAAAGAATAAATGTAAAAATGAAAAATATGATGGTCGCTCAAACAAATTTCAGGCTTACGTCCTTCATTTTGTTCCTTGCTGCAACGTTAATAAGTAAAGGTGTGAGTGATTCGACCATTCCTGCAGTTTCCAGAGGTCCGATGTCAAGTGGCCTCATATTGGAAATGTCCTTTACAAGGTCAAAGACGATATTCTTGGCGTGCATGGAATTTCCGCAGACGCCTATATCATAGTCAAGTTCTATGTCAAGATCCGCCAGTTTCTTTGCGGGGACCGAGTGGAATGCAGCTACAAGTTCTGTGCTTTCAGGTATCATGGTGAATATCTCCTGGGCTGCACTTCCTGCCTCAGGTATTGAGAAACAGAAATACTGGGTGTTGAATTCCTCACTTTCTATCGGAGTCCTTGGGTAATTGCTTCCGGGGCTGATATAGCACATGTTCCTTTCCATAGGAACGACGACACTTATGACTATCTTGTTCTCTATTACAGGACGAATGAGTTCCATGACAGGAGCCAGCTGATTATACCTGATGGCAACGACGATCACATCGGCTTCTTCAGCAGCAGTTTTATTATCAGTACCTTTTATGACAGGTTCATATCCGTATCTTTCAAGTACTTCATTGTATTCTGCAGCTACAGCTTCAGCCTTCTCCGCATCCCTGGAACCGATGGTGATCTCATGTTTCCGACCCCATCGAAGTGCAAAGCCCTTGCCGATGTTGCCTGTGCCTCCGAGTATTGCTATCTTCATGACATTTCTCCTGCTTTATGAGGATGGTATGATAATCTATTATATGTTAACATTTTTGGTATTATTCCGTCTATGCTGACTGTAATACTGACTGTGTTAATCAGTGTCATGGTATATATAATAACTCCTGACCTTTCATATTGACCGGCATCATTACCTGCCAGTCATATTCCGGCATAAAAGAGAGTAAAAAGGTTTACCTGAAAAATGATATCAGGATAATGTCAGATGAACAGGTAAACCGGTGGATCACAGGGTTAACTTAGAACAATGACCTGATGGCATTGATCAGGCTGCTGAGAAATCCTGTGCTTTCTTCTGATCCTTCTGATGTACTGTCGGAACTGCTTCCATCACTTGAGGTTGCGTCATCATCAGGCCTGTCTGCTGGTGCTTCACCGGTCATTGGTCCTTCTCCGTCCATGGTTCCATTTCCGGGGAATTCTCCTTCTGGAGGTTGCATGTTCTCATCGCCTTCCATCATGGTTCTGTTTCCGTCCATTGGCTCCTGCCCTTCTCTTCCAGGTCCGTTCTGCATCAAAGCCACACGGATCTCATCGGGTGCTTCATCCATTGAACTTCTGAACTCTTCTATGATTCCGGTGATCTCATCTTCATCATCCGTAGCCTCAAGTTCGGTGCTCATTTCTTCCATCTGCCCGAGCAGACTGTCAACTGAATCCAGAAGGTCTTCGTCTTCAAGTTCTGACTGTAGAGTGGTCAGTGTGTCTATGCTGTTCGTGATCATCCCGAGTGTCATCTCTTTCATCTGCTCTGCATCCATCCCGGGCATTTCCATATCGCCCTCTTCTTCCAGAGCATAAACTCCTGGTATTGCAGTGCTGAATAGGATCATTAATAATGCAAATGATATTGTAATATCTCTTCTCATAGAATAACTCCTTAAAAACAGGTAAACAGGGTTTTGTGAGATAGGATCAGGGTCCTATCTCGAAGTTGGTGGTATTATGGATAGTTCACAGTAACTCTTTCTGACTTATCCTCTGGTCATTCCTCGTCGGATCCATTCTCCATAGGACCCTGACCGTGTTCTCCTCCATGTCTTGATGGTTGTGGGTTGTTCTCTCTGTATTCTTCCAGTATTTCCCGAAGTTCATCGAGTGTTGTTGCACCTTCAATGTCCTCAAGAAGTGCTTCAAGCTCGGTTATCTGTTCTTCAATAGAATCCTCTGTTATGTTCTCATCTTCTATCTCATCGATATTCTCAAGCATCCCATTCAGCATCTCGATCCTATGGTTGATGCGTTCGGTCTGTCTTTCAACAACGAACTCCATCTCTTCTTCATCTGAATCAAATTCCATTTCTTCCCTTTCAGGTTTCTCGCCTCGCATTTCCGGCATCATGGATTCTCTTGCTTCATTCAGGATCTCTTTGAGTTCATCGAGTGTTGTTGCCTCTTCAATGTCTTCAAGAAGTGCTTCAAGCTCTTCTATATCTTCACTGATAGCTTCATATTCGTCGGTGTCCTCTTCGAGATCCGTAAGTCTTTCTGTGAGTCTTTCAATTCTGTTGTTTATGCGTTCTGTATGCATCTCAACAATGAACTCCATCTCTTCTTCATCTGACTCGAACTCCATGGCTTCAATAGGACCTTCATCACTCATCCCCGGGTTTCCCCTCAGACCTTGTTTCATTGGCTTTTCTCCAAATTCTTTTGAATCAGTGGTCCCTGTATCATCAGCAAGTGCACCAGGCATCACAGCACTAAGTACCATTGCTATTAACGAAATACATGCCACAACTTTCAGGAATCTGTGTTTCATTTGTTTCCTCCATCATTATTTTTGTTCAGAACACAATGAACATCGACAACTGTCAGATGCCAGTGATCTTCTGACAAATCCCTGATTAGCAGGCTTTAATATAAGGATACTTAGCAAAAAGAAACTATATTATTGCTTTAAATTGAAAAATAAAACTTCAATAAAGGTTTATTTGTTTCTGCAACCTTTGGGGTTCTTAAACAGATGGATAGTTCGCCAGAGTATGATCAGGATGATTCAATACCTGTCCTGTCTTATCTCAGAGACATATTGGAGTTATCGTCATTGACATGAACCTGGTCTCTGTTGAATCAGTTACTGAAGATCCGGGTGTATAATATCACTTATAATGGATTCAATCATCTAAAAAACAACTGTATTGCTCTTTTCGGAATTTTTATATGCTTATGGACGTTTATTCTTTCTTTTTACCACTAAAAAAGCTTCATTAAGTGTAAAGTCTCCAAAAACAGCTTTTATTTTTGGCCATAAATGTCCTCTCCTTAAAGTATGTTTATATTTAAATCTCCCTTCTGTGAGTATTGTACTAAAAACTTCAATAAAAACGTGAAGGTGAATTGTAATATGTTCATTTGCAATACAAAATACATGGATTCCGGAGTGAGGTGATATCTCAATGAAGAAATTACCACTTGTCCTTATAGGGTTCCTTGTAGGAATGGTGCTGGTATCCGGCCTTGCTGATGTGAACAGGCATCCCGCAGGTCATGAAGAACAGCATGGTATCATGTCGGATTACTCGGCCTATGTCAAAACGGAAATATCCGACCCACAGGCTCCTTCAACACCAGACGACCATGATGTATCCAGAGATGAGAAAGTATTCCTGGCTGGTAATATTGCTAAGTCGAGCGAGATGATAGAACGCCTTGAAAGTACAGTAGATTCTCTTGAAAAGGAAGGAAACGATGTTCAGGAACTGGAACAGATGGTGAGTGAATATGCCTCACTTGTAGCTGAGTCAAAAGCTTACTTCTCAAAGACAGAGACCAGCTCTTCAAGTTCTGATGAACTCGAGTATCTTGCATTGTCAAAGGACAGGATCGTCCAGGCGGATATGAAGCTGAAGGATATCTTCAATATGCTCCACTCATACCTTCCAGGACCGGTAAAATTGTCTGGAAATGATACCCTTATTCTTGAAGGATCAGGTATCGTTGTTCTGTCAGGTGACCTTGGTATCGACCTGAGTCTCGCTGAAGGAGAGTTCTCTGCGGTTGATCTTGCAGGTGATATGATAATTGATGCTGAAGAGCTTTCCAGTACCGGAATAATATCCGAGAGAATATTATCGGATCCTCTGGGTAACTCTCACAGCATGGTCTCATACAATAAGGCAAATGGCACAGTTCTCATGTCGGGTTCGATCCTGAACGTAGCGATCAATGGCAAGGATCTGTTCCTTACTGTAGAAGGCACCGGAGAGGTTGAACTATTCGGAAAAGGGACCTATTCCATTGAAAATGGGTCAGGGATCATTGAAGGTATCTGGATCCCTCCAGTATTTGAAACAAAATAAGGCATGGGATGTAATGTGGCATGAGGAGCGCATAGCATGCGGGTTGCATCACATCCTGTTCCTGAGAGAAGGGTACTAATAGGGACGTAGCAGGGGAACGTGCTAAATGTCTCATTCTATTTCATCTTTAATATCCTGTATGTTGAAATTAAGGCTTCTTATTGGTTCAATAAGTTTTATCTTATTATTTATCATCAATTTAGTGTTTTTAGTATTCTATAAAGCTTCATTATCATTTTAATCCTATTCGCCAGACTTTCTCATGTAAGTATCCTTATATTTGAAATAACGAATTAGTGGATTGCCCGTTGGTTAATACTGCTCTGGCGGGTACCACCAACTCAGGTGGCACCTGACACCCCAACCACATCCAGCCTAAGGTGCCACCATTGTACCAACAACCCCCTCTCGTTTGGGAGATGCCCGACATATCCCGGGCATCTCCTGATCGATACAGGTGAGAATATGGAAAACATTAAAGATTCTTTGAAACAATTCATCGATTCAAGACTTCAGGAAGCAACCCGTGCTCAGGTATTATGTCCGGAAAGGTTCTATGTAGCTGTGGGTGCTGTAAAGAAACTGGATCCTGATCAGATGAATGACCACCCTGGCCCTGTATCCGGGAATGCTCCGTCCTGCCCGGAAAAGGATTTTAAATGGTGATCGATCCGGTCATCTAACCTATTTCTGGTCTTTACCTGATGCTATACGAATTATGTTGTGACCTTTTGATCCTTGTTAGAGGCATCAACTTATATATTATTTAATATCATTAAATCAAAGAAAACGTTTATGATACATTAATATCTGTTAATCTTCCACAGACTTGCTATATTCGGATATTTGAATATGTATCTTTGCAGAAGTGATCTCCAATGAAAAGGATGCCTCTTATAGTTTTGATATTCCTCATGTTGCTTGTTGTTATTTCAGGCATTGTGGATCCAGATGATATGCGTCAGTATCCTGATGACAGGGAGGGACGCAATGATCTCCTGTCCCCTCCTTTTGATCAGAGGGACGGGCATGAAAGTAGGATACTTGTAATCCCGATAACCCCGGTTCCATCTGTGGATGCGGACCAATTCCTTGAGAACAACATAGAGGGATCCGAGGCGATGGTCAAGCGTCTTGATGATGCTGTAATACGTCTTAAAGCAGAGGATAATGACGTTTCTGAACTTGAACAGAGGGTTGCGGATTACTCTGTGCTCGTAAGCGAGGCCAGGGAATATATGACAATGGCTGAGAGTTCCTCTACAGAAGAGGAGAGGCAGGAGTATCTTGAACTTTCAAGGGAAAGTATCATTCTTGCGAACCATGAGCTAAAACCTATCTTCGAGACGATGAAGACCTATCTTCCGGGACCTGTGGTCATAACCGATGGCAGCAGTCTGCTGGCAGAAGGAAGCGGTATTGCTATACTGTCCGGTGACCTTGATGCGGATATTTCAATCCAGGATGGCAAGTTCTCAGTAGTTGACTTTTCAGGGGATCTCCAGATAGAGACAGAATATGATTATGATCAGGAAAGCATTCCTGACATGGGTCCGGATGGAGGTCTGGCCAGGTCACATAAGGTCAGTTCATATAGGGATGTCACAGGCAATGTCTCATTGTCCGGCTCCGCATACTCTGTTGCAGTTATGGCCGATGGGATCGACATGATCGCCACAGGTACAGGTGAGGCTGAACTGGTCGGCAATGGAACCTACCACATCTATAATGGTACTTCCAGCGGAAAAGAGAATGTCTGGGTAAAACCGATATTCGGGAATGATTGACATAAGGGATCAGGGTGTTTGACATGAGGAGGATATTATTCATTGCTATGATCGCCTTGCTTCTGCTACTGCCGGGAGTTGCTTCAGCAGATACTGCAACTGTACACGGTGTAGCCTATGAATGGAGCACGTTCGAGCCACTGGACAATACGATCGTAGGTGTCAATTCAACACCTGAACAATCCATGGTGGCAAAATACGGTGTCTATTCCTTTGAGCTACCCAATGGTACCTATCAGATCACTGCAAGTTACTACGAGGAAGACCAACTGGCCTATTATGCGGAGGACGTTGTCACGGTCTCGGATGAAGGCAGTTATGTCCTTGACCTTCTACTTTTACCTTCATATTCCAGTTCAGGTGATGCAACAACTGAAACGGGTTCCGGGGAAGCAACTGTGAACAGCAGTTCCCTTATGGCCGGTGCTGTGATCGTCGTTATTATCCTTCTTACCCTTCTGGTCTCCCAGATGAAAAAGAGGCCACAGACCTCTGTCTCTCAGATGAAGAAGGTGGAAGTCTCCCATCCTGTTGCTCCGGAAGCTCCTGTAAAGGTCGTAGAGGAGGTCAGGGAAGAACAATCTCCTGTCCCGACAGCAGACACTCCAGAGGAGCCTGCTGATGAGCTACCTGAAGAGCCGATCTCTGTTCCTGTACCTGATGAGCAAAAGGAATCTGTTCCTGTTCCTGTGCCTTCGGATGAGCCGGTTCCGGCAGACCTTCAGGAGATCCTTGATATTCTCAAGTCCCAGGGTGGAAGGATGACCCAGAAGGATATGCGTAAGAGGCTTAAGTATTCAGAGGGCAAGGTAAGTCTCATGCTCCTTGATCTTGAGAAGAGGGGCAAGATACAGAAGTTCAAGAAAGGGCGTGGAAATGTCCTGTTCCTTGTGGATCAGGACGAATGATCCCTTTGCTGTCCTTACCATTTTCCTGTTGTTCAACTGGATGATTATTTGTCGTCCAGTCTATTATCTATATTTGTTATTTAATTCTATTTTTAGATATAAGGTCCATTCTCTATTCTAATATGCTTTTTAAATATCTATGGAGCTTTAAATATCTATTTTATTCTCTATAAAGCTTTATTTTACAATCATGACACTTTTGTGTCCTTTTTCAAATAAGTATCCTTTTATTTAAAACTACGAATCTGGTAATTGCCTGTCAGCATTACTGCTATGGCAGGCACCACCCAAACCTGGTGGCACCAAACCCCCAACCACATCCAGCCC containing:
- a CDS encoding GNAT family N-acetyltransferase codes for the protein MKKTIIIRMANKADHNDVRKFIELVDEDFYPPLSKRGGGIPERIEASLDTSESNYLVAELDTPDDNEQAHRIIGMIGCTWNWKGEDTAYINFLATHPDHRRSGISKELYIRLEEILAEQGLRTIYLCTWSGNPGAKKFYEGLGYKAYSIVLNDRGNGVDTIYYKRYIPQYAKQ
- a CDS encoding NAD(P)-binding domain-containing protein, which gives rise to MKIAILGGTGNIGKGFALRWGRKHEITIGSRDAEKAEAVAAEYNEVLERYGYEPVIKGTDNKTAAEEADVIVVAIRYNQLAPVMELIRPVIENKIVISVVVPMERNMCYISPGSNYPRTPIESEEFNTQYFCFSIPEAGSAAQEIFTMIPESTELVAAFHSVPAKKLADLDIELDYDIGVCGNSMHAKNIVFDLVKDISNMRPLDIGPLETAGMVESLTPLLINVAARNKMKDVSLKFV
- the glnA gene encoding type I glutamate--ammonia ligase; this translates as MIVCNKEDVIKAIETNNVKFIRLQFTDIQGVVKDVEIPVTQIEKALTTGISFDGSSIEGFVRIDESDMVLRPDIKTFAILPWSKDKGVVARIICDIQMPDGSQFEADPRYVLKKVMKEAEEMGYSLNVGPELEFFLFEKVDGRATTKPHDYGRYFEFAPTDLAEDIRRDIVLTLTDLNFDIEASHHEVAFGQHEIDFKYGDALSTADNVMTFKYVTRTIAKLYGLHATFMPKPIAVENGSGMHVNLSLSKGEENAFYDPDGEMEISETTKHFIAGVLKHIKAISCISNPLVNSYKRLIPGYEAPVYITWSGANRSSLIRIPSARGKSTRVELRSPDPSCNPYLTFAAILAAGLDGIKNKTDPGDIMDYNIFDLTKQERIEKGIDTLPSTISESADHLENDELLRHTLGEHVHDNILRLARAEWDAYRTQVHDWEIKRYLNTI